From the genome of Methanococcoides sp. AM1, one region includes:
- a CDS encoding PKD domain-containing protein, whose translation ILPVSDFSANVTEGIAPLSVAFTDLSTNATSWSWDIDADGTEDYSSQNIIHTYDTAGLYTVNLTVSN comes from the coding sequence CTATACTTCCGGTATCCGATTTCAGTGCTAATGTCACTGAAGGTATTGCTCCCCTGAGCGTTGCGTTTACTGATCTGTCAACCAATGCAACGTCATGGTCCTGGGATATTGATGCTGACGGTACTGAAGATTACTCCAGCCAGAATATAATTCATACGTATGATACAGCTGGTTTGTATACTGTCAATCTTACTGTCAGTAATA